The Afipia massiliensis genome has a segment encoding these proteins:
- a CDS encoding thiolase domain-containing protein, protein MTIKNKAYIAGIYEHPTRHAPDKSTAQLHAECAKGALEDAGLTKADVDGYFCAGDAPGGVMPMADYLGLKLRHLDSTETGGCSYIIALGHAAEAIAAGKCSVALITLAGKPRTGPMPPRAFGPEVDFEAAYGATTHNAYGMCAMRHMHEFGTTSEQLAWVKVAASHHAQYNPHAMLRDVVTVEDVINSPMISDPLHRLDCCVVSDGGGALVVTTPEIAKSLKRPLVRMTGHGESLKGPNGGRKLDLTYSAGVWSGPPAFAEAGVTPKDIKYASIYDSFTITVVVQLEDLGFCAKGDGGKFVADGNLISGVGKLPWNTDGGGLCNNHPINRGGITKIIEAVRQLRGEAHPKVQVPNCDLALVHGTGGLLGVRHAASTAILERV, encoded by the coding sequence TTGACCATTAAGAACAAAGCCTACATCGCGGGGATCTATGAACATCCCACCCGGCACGCGCCGGACAAGTCGACCGCGCAACTGCACGCTGAATGCGCCAAGGGAGCGTTGGAAGACGCAGGCCTGACCAAGGCGGACGTCGACGGCTACTTCTGCGCCGGAGACGCGCCGGGCGGCGTCATGCCGATGGCCGATTATCTCGGCCTCAAGCTGCGGCATCTCGATTCCACCGAGACGGGCGGATGTTCCTACATCATCGCCCTTGGGCACGCGGCCGAGGCGATCGCTGCCGGCAAATGTTCCGTGGCGCTGATCACGCTCGCTGGAAAGCCACGCACCGGCCCAATGCCGCCGCGGGCGTTCGGCCCTGAAGTCGATTTCGAAGCCGCGTATGGCGCAACGACCCACAACGCATATGGCATGTGCGCCATGCGTCATATGCATGAGTTCGGCACCACCAGCGAGCAACTCGCATGGGTCAAGGTCGCAGCCTCGCATCACGCGCAATACAATCCGCATGCGATGCTGCGTGATGTTGTCACCGTCGAGGACGTTATCAACTCGCCGATGATTTCTGATCCGCTGCATCGCCTTGACTGCTGCGTCGTCTCGGACGGCGGCGGCGCGCTGGTCGTGACCACGCCGGAGATCGCGAAGTCGCTGAAGCGACCGCTGGTGCGGATGACCGGTCACGGTGAATCGCTGAAAGGTCCGAACGGCGGCCGCAAGCTCGACCTGACCTATTCGGCGGGCGTGTGGAGCGGTCCTCCGGCCTTCGCGGAAGCCGGCGTCACGCCAAAGGACATCAAGTATGCGTCGATCTACGACAGCTTCACCATCACCGTGGTGGTTCAGCTCGAGGATCTTGGTTTCTGCGCGAAGGGCGACGGCGGAAAGTTCGTCGCCGACGGCAATCTGATTTCCGGCGTCGGCAAATTGCCGTGGAATACCGACGGCGGCGGGCTGTGTAACAACCATCCGATCAACCGTGGCGGCATTACCAAGATCATCGAGGCGGTGCGGCAGTTGCGCGGTGAAGCGCATCCGAAGGTTCAGGTTCCGAATTGCGATCTCGCGCTGGTGCACGGCACCGGCGGATTGCTCGGTGTGCGGCATGCGGCTTCGACCGCCATTCTGGAGCGCGTGTGA
- a CDS encoding Zn-ribbon domain-containing OB-fold protein, with product MTDKPKYPAPVGNPETAHFWDAAKQGKFLIKRCTACREPHYFPRSICPVCFSDQTVWEESKGEGVIYSYSLMRKSPTGPYAIGYVTLDEGPSLLTNFVDCDLTALKIGQRVKVVFKPTDGAPLPFFTPVG from the coding sequence ATGACCGACAAACCAAAATATCCAGCGCCGGTCGGCAACCCCGAAACCGCGCACTTCTGGGACGCAGCCAAGCAGGGCAAGTTCCTGATCAAGCGTTGCACCGCGTGCCGCGAGCCGCATTATTTTCCACGCTCGATCTGCCCGGTGTGCTTCTCGGATCAGACCGTGTGGGAAGAAAGCAAGGGCGAGGGCGTCATCTACAGCTACAGCCTGATGCGAAAGTCGCCGACCGGGCCTTACGCCATCGGATATGTCACGCTGGATGAAGGTCCGTCGCTGCTGACGAATTTCGTGGACTGCGATCTGACAGCGCTGAAAATCGGTCAGCGCGTGAAGGTCGTGTTCAAGCCGACGGACGGCGCGCCGCTGCCGTTCTTCACCCCCGTCGGATAA
- a CDS encoding MaoC family dehydratase translates to MPIKYDEVMALRNVGQKYSWTDREVMLYAYGIGMGADPMDEKELSFVNEGYFTPRDLKVVPTYASVAAWGASAGPIDVNRVMVVDGERDITFHKPLPVTANITADSSILGVFDKGKDKGAVILRKTVLKNEKGEDLATLIASQFARGDGGFGGPSDGQPEPHAIPKRAPDITVDISTRPDQALIYRLCGDRNPLHSDPEFAKRAGFDRPILHGMCTYGLSCRAVLQTYADYDPAAFKQHVVRFSSPVFPGETVSFDMWKDGNVISLEGRVKSRGVTVIKNGKTVLA, encoded by the coding sequence ATGCCGATCAAGTACGATGAGGTGATGGCGCTCAGGAATGTCGGCCAGAAGTATTCATGGACCGACCGCGAAGTGATGCTTTACGCCTATGGCATCGGCATGGGTGCCGATCCGATGGACGAGAAGGAATTGTCCTTCGTCAACGAGGGATACTTCACGCCACGTGACCTCAAGGTCGTACCGACCTACGCGTCGGTGGCGGCCTGGGGCGCGAGCGCAGGTCCCATCGACGTCAACCGCGTGATGGTGGTGGACGGCGAGCGTGACATTACTTTCCACAAGCCATTGCCTGTCACGGCGAACATCACGGCGGACTCCAGCATCCTTGGCGTGTTCGACAAGGGCAAGGACAAGGGCGCGGTGATCCTGCGCAAGACCGTGCTCAAGAACGAGAAGGGCGAGGATCTCGCGACGCTGATCGCGTCGCAGTTCGCGCGCGGGGACGGCGGTTTTGGTGGTCCGTCCGACGGTCAGCCCGAGCCGCATGCGATCCCGAAGCGCGCCCCTGACATAACGGTCGATATTTCGACGCGGCCGGATCAGGCGCTGATCTACCGGCTTTGCGGCGATCGCAACCCGCTGCACAGCGATCCGGAATTTGCCAAGCGCGCTGGCTTCGATCGTCCGATCCTGCACGGCATGTGCACCTACGGCCTGAGTTGCCGCGCGGTGCTGCAGACCTACGCGGATTATGATCCCGCCGCGTTCAAACAGCATGTCGTCCGCTTTTCCTCGCCGGTGTTCCCGGGAGAAACCGTCAGCTTCGACATGTGGAAAGACGGCAACGTGATCTCGCTCGAAGGGCGCGTGAAGAGCCGCGGCGTCACCGTCATCAAGAACGGCAAGACCGTTCTCGCCTAA
- a CDS encoding SDR family oxidoreductase, translating into MGLLDGKVAIITGAGGGLGEAYARLFAREGAAVIVNDLGGPRDGTGADKSMAQKVVDAIKAEGGKAVANGSDISTMAGGQSVFDDAIKNFGRADILVNNAGILLDGTFAKMSEENWDRVMKVHLKGTFCVTMPVFKWMKDNGGGVIVNTSSTSGLLGNFGQSNYGAAKGGIWGLSNVLAIEGRKYNIRLWTLAPGALTRMTADLPRYIENPGAAMGPDEIAPAVLYMVSSLSGEQTGKVLGVSGPRGVREMKMLEMEGWKPGGSWKAQDIVSHAKEIFFDEQDKLVARRF; encoded by the coding sequence ATGGGTTTGCTCGACGGCAAGGTTGCGATCATCACCGGAGCGGGTGGTGGCCTCGGCGAGGCCTACGCCAGATTGTTCGCCCGCGAGGGAGCGGCGGTTATCGTCAACGACCTCGGTGGGCCGCGCGACGGCACCGGCGCCGACAAGTCGATGGCGCAGAAGGTGGTCGATGCGATCAAGGCGGAGGGCGGGAAGGCCGTCGCCAACGGATCGGATATCTCGACCATGGCGGGTGGCCAGTCGGTGTTCGACGATGCGATCAAGAATTTTGGCCGTGCCGACATTCTGGTCAACAATGCCGGCATTCTGCTCGACGGTACCTTCGCGAAGATGAGCGAAGAGAACTGGGACCGGGTCATGAAGGTGCATCTGAAAGGGACCTTCTGCGTCACCATGCCGGTCTTCAAATGGATGAAGGACAATGGCGGCGGCGTCATCGTCAATACGTCGTCGACGTCGGGGCTGCTCGGCAACTTCGGCCAGAGCAACTACGGCGCAGCCAAGGGTGGCATCTGGGGGCTGAGCAACGTGCTCGCCATCGAGGGCCGTAAATACAACATCCGGCTCTGGACGCTGGCGCCCGGCGCGCTGACCCGCATGACGGCGGATCTGCCGCGCTATATCGAGAATCCGGGTGCGGCCATGGGGCCGGACGAGATTGCGCCCGCAGTGCTCTATATGGTGAGCTCGCTGTCCGGCGAACAAACCGGCAAGGTGCTTGGCGTTTCCGGGCCGCGCGGTGTGCGCGAGATGAAAATGCTGGAAATGGAAGGCTGGAAACCCGGCGGCTCCTGGAAGGCGCAAGATATCGTGAGCCATGCCAAGGAGATTTTCTTCGACGAGCAGGATAAGCTGGTGGCTCGCAGATTCTAA
- a CDS encoding dihydrodipicolinate synthase family protein, whose product MKLTHEASGTFAIAPTPFFEDGRIDYDSIDRLTDFYAEVGCNGVTVLGILGEAPKMEADESLQVATRFIKRAKDKQIIVGVSAPGFAQMRTLAQASMDAGAAAVMIAPPPHLRTDEQILGYFRQASEAIGSDVPWVLQDYPLTLTVVMTPSVIRKIVMDSPSCVMLKHEDWPGLEKISTLRGFQKDGSLRPLSILVGNGGLFLDFEMERGVDGAMTGYAFPDLLVDVVNLSKAGKRDAAHDLFDAHLPLIRYEQQPGVGLAVRKYVLKKRGKIASDAQRKPGSAMSALARSEVDYLLSRVGRVDKRANIS is encoded by the coding sequence ATGAAGCTGACCCATGAGGCGAGCGGCACGTTCGCCATTGCACCGACCCCGTTTTTCGAAGACGGCCGTATCGACTATGACTCGATCGACCGGCTGACGGATTTCTATGCCGAGGTCGGCTGCAATGGCGTGACCGTGCTTGGCATTCTCGGCGAAGCGCCGAAGATGGAAGCCGATGAATCGCTTCAGGTTGCGACCCGTTTTATCAAGCGCGCAAAGGACAAGCAGATCATCGTCGGCGTGTCTGCGCCGGGCTTCGCCCAGATGCGTACGCTGGCACAGGCATCGATGGATGCCGGCGCCGCCGCCGTGATGATCGCGCCGCCGCCGCATCTGCGGACGGACGAGCAGATTCTTGGATATTTCCGGCAGGCGTCCGAGGCGATCGGCAGCGATGTGCCGTGGGTGCTGCAGGACTATCCGTTGACGCTGACTGTCGTCATGACGCCATCGGTGATCCGCAAGATCGTGATGGACAGCCCGTCCTGCGTGATGCTGAAGCATGAAGACTGGCCGGGACTGGAGAAGATTTCGACGCTGCGCGGTTTCCAGAAGGATGGCTCGCTGCGGCCGCTGTCGATTCTGGTGGGCAACGGCGGACTGTTTCTCGATTTCGAGATGGAGCGGGGCGTCGATGGCGCCATGACCGGCTATGCATTCCCCGACCTGCTGGTGGATGTCGTCAATCTCTCGAAGGCAGGCAAGCGCGATGCCGCCCACGATCTGTTCGACGCGCATCTGCCGCTGATCCGTTACGAGCAGCAGCCGGGCGTTGGCCTAGCGGTGCGCAAGTATGTGCTGAAGAAGCGTGGCAAGATCGCCTCGGACGCGCAGCGCAAGCCGGGTTCGGCCATGAGTGCGCTCGCGCGCAGCGAAGTGGATTATCTTCTGTCGCGCGTCGGGCGCGTCGATAAGCGGGCCAACATTTCATGA
- a CDS encoding NUDIX hydrolase gives MSSDTKSVPDKSKALRIASTVLLLREAAGGMEIFMVQRNRQIEFSSGALVFPGGSMDPNDYQIAADPALVADRGGLDVETAAIRIGGIRETFEESGILLARPRGSSSLASAEKAAALGSQREALDEGKVSFADILRQNDLTPAIDLLALFAHWITPVNLPKRFDTHFLLALAPPDQIGKHDGKESVDSIWLSPKAALDAAASGRYNLPFPTIRNLIKLDTLGTAQAAMDFARATPVVTVVPEMSRNENGTTRLRIPMEAGYDGDVFDVARP, from the coding sequence ATGAGCAGCGACACCAAGAGCGTGCCGGACAAGTCGAAGGCCTTGCGGATAGCTTCGACGGTATTGTTGCTGCGTGAAGCCGCCGGCGGCATGGAAATCTTCATGGTGCAGCGTAACCGCCAGATCGAATTCAGTTCCGGCGCGCTGGTGTTTCCGGGTGGCAGCATGGACCCGAACGATTATCAGATCGCAGCCGATCCGGCGCTCGTTGCCGATCGCGGCGGCCTCGATGTCGAGACAGCAGCCATCCGCATTGGCGGCATTCGTGAGACATTCGAAGAAAGTGGAATCCTGCTGGCGCGTCCGCGAGGATCGTCCTCGTTGGCTTCTGCGGAAAAGGCCGCCGCGCTGGGTTCGCAACGTGAAGCACTCGATGAAGGCAAGGTCAGCTTTGCGGACATTCTGCGCCAGAACGATTTGACGCCTGCGATCGATCTGCTTGCGCTTTTTGCGCACTGGATCACGCCGGTGAATTTGCCGAAGCGCTTCGATACGCATTTCCTGCTGGCCTTGGCGCCACCTGACCAGATCGGCAAACACGACGGCAAGGAATCCGTGGACTCCATCTGGCTGTCGCCAAAGGCGGCGCTCGATGCTGCGGCTTCGGGACGCTACAATCTTCCATTCCCAACCATTCGTAACCTGATCAAGCTCGACACGCTTGGAACTGCGCAGGCAGCGATGGATTTCGCGCGCGCGACGCCGGTAGTGACGGTGGTGCCCGAGATGAGCAGGAACGAGAACGGAACCACGCGCCTGCGCATTCCCATGGAGGCGGGTTACGATGGGGATGTGTTCGACGTCGCCCGACCATGA
- a CDS encoding DUF3750 domain-containing protein, with protein sequence MILTAFLVLIFAPIGVSAASYFLSDRASANWYAADRSSAGVLPQASGHADALVRIYAARTVRWRGIVAVHSWIVFKDKGASRYSRYDYTAWGEPIRVNGFVADGRWFGQVPDEVFRADGEQAAQLIPKIQAAIESYKYRNLGDYRAWPGPNSNTFVAAIIDAVPEMQAVLPPTAIGKDFPYDGEWFGWTPSGTGLRATLGGYLGLTVGWLEGVELNVLGAVLGVDIRRPAIKIPGIGRIGMSAVPA encoded by the coding sequence ATGATTCTGACGGCTTTTCTAGTGCTTATATTCGCCCCCATCGGCGTCTCCGCGGCATCCTATTTTCTGAGCGACCGGGCATCGGCGAACTGGTACGCCGCCGATCGCTCCAGTGCGGGCGTTCTGCCGCAAGCCTCGGGCCATGCTGACGCGCTGGTTCGCATTTATGCGGCGCGCACCGTGCGCTGGCGCGGCATCGTCGCCGTGCATTCCTGGATCGTGTTCAAGGACAAAGGCGCGTCGCGTTACAGCCGTTACGACTACACCGCGTGGGGCGAGCCGATCCGCGTCAATGGCTTCGTCGCTGACGGGCGCTGGTTTGGGCAGGTTCCTGATGAAGTGTTCCGCGCCGACGGCGAACAGGCAGCACAACTGATTCCGAAAATCCAGGCAGCTATCGAGAGCTACAAGTATCGCAACCTCGGCGACTACCGCGCGTGGCCCGGTCCGAACTCGAATACGTTCGTTGCAGCAATCATTGATGCCGTTCCCGAAATGCAAGCGGTGCTGCCGCCGACTGCGATCGGCAAGGACTTTCCCTATGACGGGGAATGGTTCGGCTGGACGCCTTCGGGCACGGGCTTGCGTGCTACATTGGGCGGCTATCTCGGTCTTACGGTCGGGTGGCTCGAAGGCGTCGAGTTGAATGTGTTGGGCGCGGTTCTCGGTGTCGACATTCGCCGTCCCGCAATCAAGATTCCAGGCATCGGGCGCATTGGCATGAGCGCGGTGCCGGCGTAG
- a CDS encoding LysR substrate-binding domain-containing protein: protein MVSLKQLRYFDAVARSRHFGKAAEHCAVTQPALSMQIQELEKSLGIQLLERSRNGVMLTEGGKEIAQRAARVLADVRDIVDFARRQGNVLSGPLGFGVIPSVAPYILPQLLPMFRDSFPDLDLHIRESQTQSLVSELVDGQLDVLLLALPVEHPDIETIRLFDDRFLLAMAASHRMSDRVKATPDLLEEDRLLLLEEGHCMRDQALAFCSLRRIENINTFGASSLSTLVQMVANGLGMTLLPELAVPLEIRRGDIHLMRFADPEPQRVIGLAWRRSSPRKSHFIELGQMITAATARSHPKA from the coding sequence ATGGTATCGCTCAAACAGCTCAGGTATTTCGACGCCGTCGCCCGGTCCCGCCATTTCGGCAAGGCTGCGGAACACTGCGCCGTGACCCAGCCTGCGCTGTCGATGCAGATTCAGGAACTGGAGAAGTCCCTCGGCATCCAGCTTCTGGAACGCAGCCGTAATGGCGTGATGCTGACCGAGGGCGGCAAGGAAATCGCGCAGCGGGCCGCGCGGGTTCTTGCCGACGTGCGCGACATCGTCGATTTCGCGCGGCGGCAAGGCAACGTCCTGTCCGGGCCACTTGGTTTCGGTGTCATTCCGTCGGTGGCGCCGTACATTCTCCCGCAATTGTTGCCGATGTTTCGTGACTCGTTTCCGGACCTTGATCTGCACATTCGCGAAAGCCAGACCCAGTCGCTTGTCAGCGAGCTTGTCGACGGTCAGCTCGATGTGTTGCTGCTGGCGCTGCCGGTCGAGCACCCTGACATCGAGACGATCCGGCTGTTCGACGACCGTTTCCTGTTGGCGATGGCGGCCTCGCATCGCATGTCGGATCGCGTCAAGGCGACGCCCGATCTGCTGGAGGAGGACAGGCTGCTCCTTCTGGAAGAGGGGCACTGCATGCGGGATCAGGCGCTGGCTTTCTGCAGCCTGCGGCGGATCGAGAACATCAACACCTTCGGCGCATCGAGCCTGTCGACACTGGTGCAGATGGTGGCGAACGGTCTCGGCATGACGCTGCTGCCTGAGCTGGCCGTGCCGCTCGAAATCCGGCGGGGCGATATCCACCTGATGCGATTCGCCGATCCTGAGCCGCAGCGCGTGATTGGCCTTGCCTGGCGCAGGAGTTCGCCGCGGAAAAGCCATTTCATCGAACTGGGACAGATGATTACGGCTGCGACGGCCCGGTCGCATCCAAAGGCCTGA
- a CDS encoding c-type cytochrome → MVDLRQLAAASFAALLTSSAAFASAELAKSKNCVACHSVERKMIGPPYKAMAERYGKDESAIKVLSEKIVKGGGGSWGQLPMPPQPSVSPEEAEALVKWILSQQ, encoded by the coding sequence TGACCTTCGCCAACTCGCTGCAGCCTCTTTCGCCGCGCTTCTGACATCGTCGGCTGCTTTCGCAAGCGCCGAATTGGCCAAGAGCAAGAACTGCGTAGCCTGCCATTCTGTCGAACGGAAGATGATCGGTCCGCCCTACAAGGCCATGGCCGAGCGCTATGGCAAGGATGAATCCGCGATCAAGGTCTTGAGCGAAAAGATCGTGAAGGGCGGCGGCGGCAGTTGGGGTCAGCTACCGATGCCTCCTCAACCGAGCGTTTCGCCGGAGGAGGCCGAAGCTCTGGTGAAGTGGATTCTGTCCCAGCAATAA